Part of the Acropora palmata chromosome 10, jaAcrPala1.3, whole genome shotgun sequence genome, ATAACGTTGAACTTAAACCaatatattgttattataCAGATTTAGTGTGGTATTCTTACTGCCTTAATATTGCAGTTAATCACACTCTTTCAATTCTCAATTGATTTAAGTTCTGACTACAGCTGATGAGACAAACCACATTGATAAACATAACTTTACCGTTCCCTTTGTTTGTGGAGCAAGAGATCTTGGAGAAGCTCTTAGAAGAATTTCTGAAGGAGCAGCAATGATAAGAACAAAAGGACAGGCAGGGACAGGTTAGACTTAGAACAGcgttttaaccctttcctgcccaaggggttccccattgacgagtaaaatcgtctggcattaggcagagtaaaatctatatgAGTACCAATATTATTGGCACTCACGGGTGGGTAAGGGTTAACTAGTAGTTGGCAAAGCATTGTCTTGAGAGTCTACGCTTCTTATTGTGCCCATGATTCAACCAGTGGTTAAGGTACAGTGTTGGGTGTGGCTGACGAGGCTAGTCTGTGAACAGCAATTTATGCTCCAGACAGAGCAGGTAAAGCCTGGGGGTGTCGTTGATGATAAGGCAGGGCTGAGTTTCTTGCAGTCCTGTTTCTCTGCTGCCTTATGACCTCTCTGTCCACCTATTGGATGCCTTGCTTTACCTTATCCCTCCAGAGGTTGTGGTCCTCTGTGGCTGCCTCTTagtcaaaattaaataatgataatgttaTAAAAATTTATAAATGATGTCCAGATATGCTTACAACAGAGTATCCTTGCTGAAAGTGAGCCGTGCCTGAAAATTGGTTGTTTATTGCGATGCATCTTCTCGTAATATTTTAGAACCTAGGACAAGTTTTTTTGATTAGTTTGTGATCATTTGGTGCAAATTATTACTGTTTCATATACCATCTAGCATCTCAAAGTCATCTTattttcaagaagaaaagtAAGGTTATCTTAATCAGTGGCAGCAGAGGAACTTATGTGTGCGGTGGATAGACTCAAGATCTAACACAAAGAAATCATGCTGGAGAAGTTCGTTGTATTTACCCACCCCCttctgttattttttgtttttctgcaaaTAAAGTTCTTATTATTGCTAACACCTCAACATATCCAACTTTTAGGTGATGTTGCTGAAGCTGTTAGACATGCCAGAGCAATTCGTAATCAGATACGTCATGCACAATCATTGGACACAGCTGAATTGTTTACTTTTGCGAAAGAGCTGCGTGTACCTTTTGACCTCCTTCAGAAAACAGCTGAGATGGGTCGATTACCAGTTGTTAACTTTGCAGCTGGAGGACTTGGTAGGTGTCAGTTTACTAAATCTTAATTTTTCAAGGAGCATTGAATTTctacaaaaggaaaaatgtacaATTTGTTGGCTATTTGGAAAAATTCAAGCACGTTGAAGTTGAATCATAGTTGATAATTCGTGGTGATAACTGGCAACAAGAATTTTAACTCTCATGTCATCAACCATCTCAACTGTTgccaatatttttattattttattattctgCTCTGTTGAGCCATTGTCTTTCTCAATCATATCACCTTCTCCAAGGCTATGGTCCTGGTATTCATTTATATTGTAAGTTCCATAATAGTCTAAAAGGGAAACACCATTTTTCGTTTTGTGGGTAGTGGCTTATCTAGTTGCTTATTCAAGATGTATTCTTTAAATGGATGACTGTGGGAAGCAAATGTAAGTCAGTGGCATAGACAAACCTTAAACTAAAAGTATACCAAACCTCCTCAAACATTCAAgtttcaactttatttattaGTATTATAAATTACTTATTACAAAAGAATCACTCTTAGCTGCAAATGGTGCGGAAACGTAATCTAGGTGGGTAGAGTGAAATGAATATATAACACATATtatacaaatacaaatttaaatttatgtatactCTTCACTTGAGTTGATCACAATCATAGATAGAATGtaacaaattgaaaaatgatgtgcataccttctttgttttttaacctttttggcaatgatgtcattttttttttttgtgaagctACCCCAGCTGATGTGGCACTTCTGATGCATCTAGGCATGGATGGTGTGTTTGTAGGATCAGGAATTTTCAAGAGTGAAAATCCTCAGAAGAGAGCATGGGCAATGGCACAAGCTGTTACCCATTACAAAAATCCCAAGAAACTTGCTGAACTCAGTGAAGATTTAGGGGAGGCCATGTTTGGAACACCTGTCAGTGACGTGAAACACTAGTGATGTCCAAGGTTGTTGCCTTCTTCATACTTTTGAATTAATTTGCTCAtggtctcttttttttttttttttttttttcaattgaaagGGAGCTATTTGATAAGTATTTATTTGtggtttacatttttttttgtcttatgGGCAGACCTTGGAAGATACAGCagtataacaataatattgctcTCCATGTTATGTTAGACACATGAATATTCCAAACAGAGCAGCTTTCTGCCTTGCTCAAGGggtattttgacaatttatcCTAGAATTGCTCTTTGTTTCTAGAATGGGTTTTAATGGATAAAGGTGTTTTGAAAATAGAAGTAAAGTATAAGTGGATGAGAGGATTCTCTTTTGCGCATACCAAGAGACATTCTAGAGTTGAACACAAAATGGGTGGAAATCTTGCAGAGGTAGTTCCAGTTAAATGGAATCTACTTCTtaatacaaaattaaactCAAAAGTGAATTGCACCCAATGGTGAATGggttgttaataataattactttggtattcactttttgttttaattgtgTTCAACAACTTTTAGTGTTTTCCCAAATGAGCTTTAGATATTGTTAACTGGGTATCAATTaccaatgacaacaaaatcaaCTTTTCTTCGAAGGGGCTTGtctcttccatttttttttttgtgtaattGAGTTGAAGAGCAGTTAAGTGAATGACAAAATATTGTTTCATTAACTGATTAACTTTGTttgtcctttttcttcttctaaagTTTCTTGTGCCGTGAGTTTTAAAATTCAAGCAGttgttcattgttttcttaacCCATCTGTGACTGGTTTCTCTTGTTTGTGTAGATATCAGCTCTGGGAACAATATCACTGTAGCCACACTTTGAAATCATATATTATGAACTTGGATGTCTACTTAAAATAGTCTTTATATTACAGAATAGCATCCAATtgtatatttctttttttctttctgttcaATCCATTCTCTATTTGTTGATTGGCTCATTTTACTATTCACGGAGATACTTTGCTGAAAAAGTTGGCAAAATAAACTTTCTTGGTGAGCATAGAAAGCTGACATGAAATTTGCTTGCATCCATTGGGCTCAGAATACAGCTGGCTCAAAGAATTGTTAACTCTTGTTAACATTGTCATGAGATCTTCCCTGTGGGAATATTTGAGAAAGATTTGCACCAAACACGATATAAACCGTGAGCCAAGTTTTGTGCTGTAAAGTTTTGCATCTTCCATGTTCACTGAGAAGCGTCTATGAGACAAATACCCCTTTGTAGTTGAATACGCAATCAAAACACCAGCATCTGTTGGCAAC contains:
- the LOC141893611 gene encoding pyridoxal 5'-phosphate synthase subunit SNZERR-like, with translation MNGLNNGVHLEVSNLSLSKTKVEKTTKDLAALCKTGTFKVKSGMAQMAKGGIIMDVTTAEEARVAENAGACAVMSLERVPADIRKQGGVARMTDPKRTKEIMNAVTIPVMAKARIGHFAEAQILEAIGVDMIDESEVLTTADETNHIDKHNFTVPFVCGARDLGEALRRISEGAAMIRTKGQAGTGDVAEAVRHARAIRNQIRHAQSLDTAELFTFAKELRVPFDLLQKTAEMGRLPVVNFAAGGLATPADVALLMHLGMDGVFVGSGIFKSENPQKRAWAMAQAVTHYKNPKKLAELSEDLGEAMFGTPVSDVKH